From a single Candidatus Defluviilinea gracilis genomic region:
- a CDS encoding ECF transporter S component: MLEKIKHDFKGITWLLMALGIVLNGASALAVSKTSLPLYLDSIGTVFVAVVAGPWAGALTGLLTNVILGFVSPSYAPYWSVPLLIGFVTGFLANAGWFKRWWKVIAAGLIIAILAAVMSSLIAALVFGNFTFDLSYFLVKEPVDKVITTLIVYFVLKFLPKRFVSLFPRHENVD; this comes from the coding sequence ATGCTTGAAAAAATAAAACACGACTTCAAAGGAATCACCTGGCTATTGATGGCGCTGGGGATCGTCCTCAATGGAGCAAGCGCGTTGGCAGTATCGAAAACGAGTCTTCCCCTTTATCTTGATTCCATCGGGACGGTGTTCGTCGCGGTTGTGGCGGGTCCATGGGCTGGAGCGTTGACGGGTTTGTTGACCAACGTGATCCTCGGGTTCGTATCGCCGAGCTATGCGCCATATTGGTCCGTTCCGTTGTTGATCGGTTTCGTTACCGGATTTCTCGCCAACGCTGGCTGGTTCAAACGCTGGTGGAAAGTAATCGCGGCAGGCTTGATCATTGCCATTCTTGCGGCGGTTATGTCATCGCTGATCGCGGCGCTGGTGTTTGGAAACTTCACATTCGACCTTTCGTATTTTCTAGTAAAAGAGCCTGTGGATAAAGTCATTACGACGCTCATCGTATATTTCGTTCTTAAATTCCTCCCAAAACGATTCGTATCGCTTTTCCCTCGCCACGAAAATGTGGATTAA
- a CDS encoding cyclase, with the protein MTDIITTLINEIGPGHMASTAYDTAWAARLDEIDPSISAHALTWLTKNQLPDGTWGAPAPMYYHDRVVCTLAAMIALERRGHREADKAQIVKGKLALERIVSEATGGLSSDPNGATVGFEMIAPTLVAEAEKLGLIKNQANRILGRISKQRAVKLAYLKDNMISRHVTMAFSAEMAGVDGKHMLDVDNLQESNGSVGVSPSATAYFATYIKKGDKAALAYLRDIMKPDGSFPNVAPFDVFEIGWSLWNLSLIPGLKQHAKLKPHLDFLANAWVPKRGVGFAAGYTVKDSDDTSLVFDTLLRYGIEKDLGSVLSYEEKDHFRCFDLEANPSISANIHVLGALGQAGLDMKNSSVQKVARFLHKARGTNPFWADKWHASPYYATSHAIIACAGIANDLVAESVDWILSAQNKDGSWGAYLKTAEETAYAAQALWVWNQKAARVPKTAMTRAARWLSENMDKPYPPLWIGKCLYSPNLVIRSAVISALALAG; encoded by the coding sequence ATGACAGACATCATCACGACACTCATCAACGAAATCGGACCCGGTCATATGGCAAGCACGGCCTATGACACAGCATGGGCGGCCCGTCTGGACGAGATCGATCCATCCATCAGCGCCCACGCCCTAACCTGGCTGACAAAAAATCAATTACCCGACGGCACCTGGGGCGCGCCAGCGCCAATGTACTACCACGACCGCGTGGTTTGCACGCTCGCCGCCATGATCGCGCTGGAACGGCGCGGCCACCGCGAAGCGGACAAGGCACAGATCGTCAAAGGCAAACTCGCCCTTGAACGAATCGTGAGCGAAGCGACGGGGGGGCTATCCTCCGACCCAAACGGGGCAACTGTCGGCTTCGAAATGATCGCTCCCACCCTGGTGGCAGAAGCCGAAAAACTGGGTTTAATCAAAAATCAGGCGAACCGCATCCTGGGCAGAATATCCAAACAACGCGCGGTGAAACTCGCCTACCTGAAAGACAACATGATCAGCCGTCATGTCACCATGGCGTTTTCGGCTGAGATGGCGGGCGTGGACGGCAAACACATGCTCGATGTGGACAACTTGCAAGAGAGCAACGGCTCTGTGGGAGTCAGCCCGTCTGCCACCGCCTATTTTGCAACCTACATCAAAAAAGGCGACAAAGCCGCGCTTGCCTATTTGCGCGACATCATGAAACCAGATGGCAGTTTTCCAAACGTTGCCCCATTCGATGTCTTCGAGATCGGGTGGTCGTTGTGGAATCTGAGCCTGATCCCCGGCCTGAAGCAACACGCCAAACTCAAGCCGCATTTAGACTTTCTTGCCAATGCCTGGGTTCCAAAACGCGGCGTGGGATTTGCCGCAGGGTACACGGTCAAAGACAGCGATGATACAAGTTTGGTATTCGATACCTTGCTTAGGTATGGGATCGAAAAGGACTTGGGCAGTGTGCTCTCGTATGAAGAGAAGGATCACTTCCGCTGTTTCGATTTGGAAGCCAACCCTTCGATTAGCGCAAATATTCACGTGCTGGGCGCCCTCGGGCAGGCAGGGCTGGATATGAAAAACTCGTCGGTGCAAAAAGTTGCGCGTTTTCTTCACAAAGCGCGAGGGACGAATCCGTTCTGGGCAGACAAGTGGCACGCATCGCCTTATTACGCCACATCACATGCCATTATCGCGTGCGCCGGTATTGCCAATGACCTGGTCGCTGAATCGGTGGATTGGATCCTGAGCGCCCAAAATAAGGATGGATCCTGGGGAGCCTACCTAAAAACCGCGGAAGAAACCGCTTATGCCGCGCAGGCGCTTTGGGTGTGGAACCAAAAAGCGGCGAGAGTGCCTAAAACCGCCATGACGCGAGCCGCGCGCTGGCTGTCGGAAAATATGGATAAGCCTTATCCGCCGCTATGGATCGGTAAGTGCTTATATAGCCCCAACCTGGTAATTCGATCCGCGGTGATCAGCGCATTGGCTTTGGCTGGTTGA
- a CDS encoding DNA-binding protein, protein MQNYTFRLKSGQDLFDSIQDFVNEKQIQAGCVIASVGSLRRAVLRFANRNSFSEFDEFFEIASITGTVSVHGSHLHISISDAEGKTIGGHMESGCMIYTTAEVVLLAFDESAYQREFAEDSGYEELVVYHFANTKGATVTKKKRLSRF, encoded by the coding sequence ATGCAAAATTATACCTTTCGATTGAAATCTGGGCAGGATTTGTTCGACAGTATTCAGGACTTTGTGAACGAAAAGCAGATTCAGGCAGGGTGTGTGATCGCATCGGTGGGGAGCCTGCGCCGCGCGGTGTTGCGCTTTGCGAACAGGAATTCCTTCTCGGAGTTTGATGAATTTTTCGAGATCGCGTCCATCACTGGCACGGTGTCTGTTCACGGGTCGCATTTGCATATTTCGATTTCCGACGCGGAGGGAAAAACCATCGGCGGGCATATGGAATCGGGCTGTATGATTTACACAACAGCGGAGGTTGTGCTTCTGGCGTTCGATGAGTCGGCGTACCAGCGCGAGTTTGCGGAGGATTCGGGGTATGAGGAGTTGGTGGTTTACCACTTTGCAAACACAAAAGGCGCGACGGTCACAAAGAAAAAACGGCTCTCCCGTTTCTGA
- a CDS encoding nucleoside hydrolase has protein sequence MKRILLDTDPGIDDSLAILLALASPEISLEGLSIVHGNCSLEQATINALSILELANATHIPVAVGCELPLVQPSLLAPETHGNTGLGYAKLSEPRTQPTRRHGCDFLIEQIMSAPGEVTLVAIGPLTNVALAIRHEPRIAQSLKELIIMGGAIRHEGNTTALAEFNTYADPHAAHIVYHAGIPTTLVPLDVTYQCVLTQGDVDRLLRLDSPLTRFIADATRFYMEFHDEYQGVQGCVINDPLALALTFAPELCEYQDLPVDVDISGGVSLGKTIGDFYNYNQKPANMKVALGVHPRDFIELFLERMEKLSRKDSLGGNDA, from the coding sequence ATGAAACGCATCCTCCTCGACACCGACCCCGGCATAGACGACTCGCTCGCCATTTTGCTGGCGTTGGCTTCGCCTGAAATTTCTCTCGAAGGGTTGAGCATCGTCCACGGCAATTGCTCGCTCGAACAAGCGACAATAAACGCGCTTTCAATTTTGGAACTTGCGAACGCGACTCACATCCCTGTTGCGGTTGGGTGCGAACTGCCGCTTGTGCAACCCTCCCTGCTCGCGCCCGAGACGCACGGCAACACAGGCTTGGGCTACGCAAAGCTGTCAGAACCGCGAACCCAGCCGACCCGTCGGCATGGATGCGATTTCCTCATCGAGCAAATCATGTCCGCGCCGGGCGAAGTCACACTCGTGGCGATCGGTCCGCTGACGAACGTCGCATTGGCAATTCGGCACGAGCCGCGCATCGCGCAATCGCTCAAAGAGTTGATCATCATGGGCGGCGCGATCCGCCATGAGGGCAACACCACCGCGCTGGCGGAATTCAACACGTATGCCGACCCGCACGCCGCGCACATCGTCTATCACGCCGGGATTCCCACCACGCTTGTGCCGCTGGATGTGACGTATCAATGCGTTCTGACTCAGGGGGATGTGGATCGCCTTCTGCGACTCGATTCGCCCCTGACGCGTTTCATCGCCGACGCGACGCGCTTCTACATGGAATTTCACGATGAATATCAAGGCGTGCAGGGTTGCGTGATCAACGACCCACTCGCGCTCGCGCTGACCTTTGCGCCTGAATTGTGCGAGTATCAAGACTTGCCCGTCGATGTGGACATCTCGGGCGGCGTTTCGCTCGGCAAGACCATCGGCGATTTTTACAATTACAATCAAAAGCCTGCGAACATGAAAGTTGCGCTGGGCGTGCATCCGCGCGATTTCATTGAATTATTTTTGGAGCGCATGGAGAAATTGTCAAGGAAAGATTCTCTCGGAGGAAACGATGCTTGA
- a CDS encoding energy-coupling factor transporter transmembrane protein EcfT, with the protein MSIYAARASGLHKLNPLTKFVLTLCILLGGFAFSSAASGYLILIAIITPLSIWGKVTMRMYRLVFNISWPLIVSVFLIQPLFWGSGTPLFELGPLSPKLEGALFAFKSSGRILYIMANFILFSLTTRPDTLMISLKQAGLPGGLAYIIVSTLQLVPQYVAKANIILDAQRSRGLETQGNIVTRARALMPLVLPLVIGSLLEVEERAIAIEARAFNSSRVETSILEIPDSRTQQTARVGMIAVTILLIAGRFVWLS; encoded by the coding sequence TTGAGTATTTATGCAGCCCGCGCAAGCGGGCTGCATAAACTAAACCCTCTTACCAAATTCGTCCTTACGCTCTGCATTCTGTTGGGCGGGTTTGCGTTTTCAAGCGCCGCATCGGGTTATCTGATCTTGATCGCGATCATCACGCCTCTTTCCATTTGGGGAAAGGTCACAATGAGAATGTATCGATTGGTTTTCAATATCAGTTGGCCCCTGATCGTATCTGTTTTTCTCATCCAGCCCTTGTTTTGGGGTAGCGGGACACCATTGTTTGAACTTGGACCCCTCTCGCCAAAATTGGAAGGAGCTCTCTTCGCATTCAAAAGTTCTGGCAGAATTTTATATATTATGGCAAATTTTATTCTGTTCTCTCTAACCACCCGTCCAGACACTTTGATGATCTCGCTCAAACAGGCAGGGCTACCCGGCGGACTGGCATATATCATTGTGTCAACACTTCAACTCGTTCCTCAATATGTCGCCAAAGCAAATATCATTTTGGATGCGCAACGATCGCGCGGTCTGGAAACGCAAGGCAACATCGTTACGCGCGCTCGCGCGCTAATGCCTTTGGTTCTTCCGCTGGTGATCGGCAGTCTTTTAGAAGTTGAGGAACGCGCAATTGCTATCGAGGCGCGCGCATTCAACTCCAGTCGTGTTGAAACAAGTATTCTCGAAATCCCAGATTCTCGAACCCAGCAAACCGCAAGGGTCGGGATGATCGCCGTAACTATTCTGCTGATCGCGGGGAGATTTGTGTGGCTATCGTAA
- a CDS encoding diterpene synthase produces the protein MPTFEEFLQLPTEEVAVLVKASGAKVCVFPINGTRRWFMLEHAGKIQNDFFQTYMDLSIQNHIELCALLFDHGIETILAPVFGRELLSRGDEYTQRVGIDGLIRTATDANYRKFFERYNVKVRFYGDFRAALTATPHAGALQSMEDVVEATKSNSAFRLYFGVFADEASATIARLAIEHYRAEGAIPDKTALVKKYYGEELPPVSLFIGFDKFSAFDMPLLATGEEDLYFSRSPSPYMTAHQLRSILYDHLYTRRAPEPDYAKLTPDALNELREYYRRYKDSVFGVGKLKFGIWFPE, from the coding sequence ATGCCCACGTTCGAGGAATTCCTCCAACTCCCCACCGAAGAGGTTGCCGTCCTCGTCAAAGCGAGCGGCGCAAAAGTCTGCGTATTCCCCATCAACGGCACGCGGCGTTGGTTCATGCTTGAACATGCCGGCAAGATTCAAAACGATTTTTTTCAAACATACATGGATTTGTCGATCCAAAATCATATCGAACTCTGCGCGCTGCTGTTCGATCATGGGATCGAAACCATTCTGGCTCCGGTCTTTGGGCGCGAACTCTTGAGCCGCGGCGACGAATACACCCAGCGCGTCGGCATCGATGGACTCATCCGCACCGCCACCGACGCAAATTATCGCAAATTCTTCGAACGCTACAACGTGAAGGTTCGGTTTTACGGAGATTTTCGCGCGGCGTTGACAGCGACACCCCATGCGGGCGCGCTTCAATCCATGGAGGATGTGGTCGAAGCGACAAAATCCAACTCGGCATTTCGTCTCTACTTCGGCGTTTTCGCCGACGAGGCTTCAGCAACCATAGCCCGCCTTGCCATTGAGCATTACCGCGCGGAAGGCGCGATACCCGACAAGACCGCGCTGGTAAAAAAATATTACGGAGAAGAACTTCCCCCGGTGAGCCTATTCATCGGCTTCGACAAATTCAGCGCGTTCGACATGCCCCTGCTTGCCACCGGCGAAGAAGACTTGTATTTCTCGCGCAGTCCATCACCATATATGACGGCTCATCAACTTCGATCTATTTTGTACGATCACCTGTATACCCGCCGCGCGCCCGAACCCGACTACGCCAAACTTACGCCTGACGCGCTCAACGAACTTCGCGAATACTACCGCCGCTATAAAGATTCTGTGTTCGGCGTCGGAAAACTGAAATTCGGCATATGGTTTCCAGAATAG
- a CDS encoding isoprenylcysteine carboxylmethyltransferase family protein — MFPATIQAALTFLAILLFYAMDFLLIRRYDKQRAASGTGRAWDFTLFIFTLVAVLILQPVLLPQLSFRTTAAWGFFAQLLGILLILKALALHAWSRAHLGKFYAERVEVQPDHKVIDTGPYKLMRHPVITSFFGIAAGLFFVNPSFATLAALIYAIWDFTRAAKQEEELLTQTLPGYGDYARRTPRFLPRLWML; from the coding sequence ATGTTCCCGGCAACGATTCAAGCGGCGCTCACGTTCCTCGCCATCCTTCTTTTTTACGCTATGGATTTCCTCCTCATCCGCCGCTACGACAAACAACGCGCCGCCAGCGGCACAGGCCGCGCCTGGGATTTTACCTTGTTCATCTTTACCCTCGTCGCTGTTCTGATCCTGCAACCGGTGTTGCTCCCGCAATTGAGTTTTCGCACCACTGCCGCCTGGGGATTCTTCGCGCAACTCCTCGGCATCCTATTGATCCTGAAGGCGCTCGCGCTACACGCCTGGTCGCGCGCCCATCTCGGAAAATTCTATGCCGAGCGCGTCGAAGTTCAACCCGATCACAAAGTGATCGACACCGGTCCCTACAAACTCATGCGACACCCGGTCATCACATCCTTTTTTGGAATTGCGGCGGGGCTGTTTTTTGTTAACCCCTCGTTCGCCACGCTCGCCGCCCTGATCTACGCCATCTGGGATTTCACGCGCGCCGCCAAACAGGAAGAGGAACTGCTCACGCAGACGCTCCCCGGCTACGGCGACTACGCGCGTCGCACCCCCCGATTCCTGCCCCGGCTGTGGATGCTTTGA
- a CDS encoding GNAT family N-acetyltransferase, with translation MTKLKVEVFHSIHDIKPDIWNRIAAGRGFQSHAWYVFGEHAMADSPATYLIAWDGKTPVGGAALFRVTNEPLPLPSIARNFMASILKHRPLLVCRSPLADTSALLLPGGELHDEALAALAQAAQEEFKKQRCSFLVFDYLLTEQLRYAWPHGYEPVTVSEPGTFMPMEWDNFEAYLESGNKKDRQQYKKSVKEAEEAGLVLSKHRSVSDVETALTLIKHVSIWHGSAPNPWMRGLLENFSMIDGDWLELRKDGKLVGCGAVVRDNNFQLATALGLEDDVPGGYFYLLHAALREAFEHKVRLVRFGAGAYDVKRRLGFHLEDTNHAMVTMAGFLARAAKS, from the coding sequence ATGACAAAGTTAAAAGTTGAAGTTTTTCACAGCATCCACGACATCAAACCAGACATTTGGAACCGCATCGCCGCCGGGCGCGGCTTTCAGAGCCATGCGTGGTACGTGTTCGGCGAACACGCCATGGCAGACAGCCCCGCCACCTATTTGATCGCCTGGGATGGCAAAACGCCGGTCGGAGGCGCGGCATTGTTCCGCGTCACAAACGAACCGCTTCCCCTCCCAAGCATTGCCCGCAACTTCATGGCGTCTATTTTAAAGCACCGCCCGCTATTGGTATGCCGTTCCCCGCTCGCCGACACATCCGCGCTATTGCTTCCCGGCGGAGAACTCCACGATGAAGCGCTTGCCGCCCTCGCGCAAGCGGCGCAGGAGGAATTCAAAAAACAACGTTGCTCATTCCTGGTCTTCGATTACCTGCTGACCGAACAACTGCGCTATGCGTGGCCCCATGGCTACGAACCCGTCACCGTTTCAGAACCCGGCACCTTCATGCCGATGGAGTGGGACAACTTCGAAGCCTATCTCGAATCGGGCAACAAAAAAGACCGCCAACAATACAAGAAAAGCGTGAAAGAAGCGGAGGAAGCGGGACTCGTCCTCTCCAAACACCGGTCGGTTTCAGACGTGGAAACCGCGCTCACCCTCATCAAGCATGTGTCCATCTGGCACGGCTCCGCGCCCAACCCATGGATGCGCGGCTTACTCGAAAACTTCTCGATGATCGACGGCGACTGGCTCGAACTGCGCAAAGACGGCAAACTCGTCGGATGCGGCGCTGTGGTGCGCGACAACAACTTCCAACTCGCCACCGCGCTTGGGTTGGAAGACGATGTGCCAGGCGGATATTTCTACCTGCTCCACGCCGCTTTGCGGGAAGCGTTCGAACACAAAGTTCGCCTCGTGCGCTTCGGCGCCGGCGCGTACGATGTAAAACGCAGGCTCGGTTTCCATTTGGAAGATACCAATCACGCCATGGTGACCATGGCGGGGTTCCTCGCGCGCGCGGCAAAAAGTTGA
- a CDS encoding ABC transporter ATP-binding protein, translated as MNIEIHNLTFSYPTGVQALRGLSLTIQSGEQVAIVGQNGAGKTTLVKHLNGLLQPTSGSVKIGDWDTREHSVAKMARRVGYVFQNPDEQLFSKNVGIEVAFGPKNLGMSGEQVQRRVKEALAMVELSDKTETNPYDLSATWRKMVALASVIAMDTDIVIFDEPTTGQDAANIARIANVIKILRERGKTIITITHDIDFCAENFERVIAMSQGRILLDGKANDALGQEDILATTYVDPPQLTRLGKRLGFQRDSAK; from the coding sequence ATGAACATCGAAATCCACAACCTAACGTTCTCCTATCCAACCGGTGTGCAAGCCTTGCGTGGACTCTCGCTCACGATTCAATCGGGTGAGCAAGTTGCGATTGTCGGACAGAACGGCGCGGGGAAAACGACATTGGTCAAACATCTGAATGGATTGCTTCAACCCACCTCTGGCTCGGTAAAAATTGGCGATTGGGACACGCGCGAACATTCGGTAGCAAAGATGGCGCGGCGGGTCGGTTATGTGTTTCAAAACCCCGACGAGCAATTGTTCTCTAAGAATGTGGGGATCGAAGTCGCTTTCGGGCCGAAAAATTTAGGGATGAGCGGGGAGCAGGTTCAACGTCGGGTAAAAGAGGCGTTGGCAATGGTCGAGTTATCCGATAAAACGGAGACGAATCCGTACGACCTATCCGCAACATGGCGCAAGATGGTCGCGCTCGCATCCGTGATTGCCATGGACACAGACATCGTCATCTTCGACGAGCCAACAACAGGACAGGACGCGGCAAACATCGCGCGCATCGCCAACGTGATCAAAATCTTACGAGAACGCGGCAAAACCATCATCACCATCACGCACGACATTGATTTTTGCGCCGAAAATTTCGAGCGCGTCATCGCCATGTCGCAGGGACGCATCCTGCTCGACGGCAAAGCCAACGATGCGCTTGGGCAGGAAGATATTCTTGCCACAACCTACGTTGACCCTCCTCAACTCACACGGCTGGGCAAAAGGCTGGGCTTTCAAAGAGACAGTGCGAAATGA
- a CDS encoding ECF transporter S component, with protein sequence MVENIKKEFSTRTLALIAIAIAINIVIGQLVFYLKLPIYLDSIGTVLVGALVGPWAAAVTGGLSNILWGVVPPPLQNTFSVPFFYVAVVIGLLAGFFGKRGVFEKESPRWISVLIGAVFFFALAMFVLAFINIDTSEGFAIFPSMRDLVSQYAVVFVLAIAIGAAIGYFLLQNGGYVGLAGLVTGVVAAIISAPTAAVVFGGVTGGGTDLLVAAFRASGGNIWASVLAQGSVSDPFDKMLSFMVVLFILRALPTRFKAR encoded by the coding sequence ATGGTAGAAAATATCAAGAAAGAGTTCAGCACCAGAACGTTGGCGCTCATTGCGATCGCAATTGCGATCAATATCGTCATCGGACAATTAGTGTTCTACTTGAAATTGCCGATCTATCTCGATAGTATCGGCACGGTATTGGTCGGCGCGCTCGTCGGTCCTTGGGCGGCCGCCGTTACGGGTGGTTTATCGAATATTCTTTGGGGGGTTGTTCCTCCTCCCCTTCAAAATACGTTTTCCGTGCCTTTCTTCTATGTTGCGGTTGTCATCGGTTTGTTGGCTGGCTTTTTCGGAAAGCGTGGGGTGTTTGAGAAAGAATCGCCGCGTTGGATTTCTGTATTGATCGGCGCAGTCTTCTTCTTTGCGCTCGCCATGTTCGTTCTCGCCTTCATCAATATTGACACCAGCGAAGGCTTCGCCATCTTCCCCAGCATGAGAGACCTCGTTTCGCAATATGCAGTGGTCTTTGTGCTGGCGATTGCGATTGGAGCGGCTATCGGCTACTTCCTACTGCAAAATGGCGGCTACGTTGGGTTAGCGGGGCTGGTGACGGGCGTGGTCGCGGCGATTATTTCTGCCCCCACCGCCGCTGTTGTCTTCGGAGGTGTTACAGGCGGAGGCACAGATTTGTTGGTCGCGGCATTCAGGGCTAGCGGCGGAAATATTTGGGCTTCCGTCCTTGCGCAGGGAAGCGTATCTGATCCATTCGATAAAATGTTATCGTTCATGGTCGTCCTCTTCATACTCCGCGCCCTCCCCACGCGATTCAAAGCGCGCTAA
- a CDS encoding ABC transporter ATP-binding protein produces the protein MAIVNLQNVTYKYPLTDAPVLKNINLQVDEGEFVAVIGPNGAGKSTLCYTVAGFVPHFFKGEIAGTVEVAGAESSKSNLREWVLNVGLAFQNPFNQISGAKYTVFEEIAFGLENIGVPREEMIPRVNDAMKLTGISELADRSPYSLSGGQQQRVALTSILVMRPKVLILDEPTSQMDPIGTREVFGVIRALAERGMTVIMAEHKVEWIANFANRVIALREGEIIADGKPSDVLTSDLLTEKGFGISRYTSVARKAKELGLWKKDKLPVTLDEAVEGFKNA, from the coding sequence GTGGCTATCGTAAACCTGCAAAACGTCACCTACAAATATCCACTCACCGACGCGCCCGTATTGAAGAATATCAACCTGCAGGTGGACGAGGGCGAGTTCGTCGCGGTCATCGGACCGAACGGCGCGGGCAAGTCCACGCTGTGCTACACAGTGGCGGGATTCGTTCCGCATTTTTTCAAAGGCGAGATCGCTGGCACAGTGGAAGTTGCCGGCGCGGAATCAAGCAAATCGAATCTGCGTGAGTGGGTGTTGAATGTTGGGCTGGCGTTCCAGAACCCGTTCAACCAGATCAGCGGCGCCAAGTACACTGTCTTCGAAGAGATCGCTTTTGGGCTGGAAAATATCGGCGTGCCGCGCGAGGAAATGATCCCACGCGTGAACGATGCGATGAAGTTGACCGGCATCTCTGAATTGGCGGATCGCTCCCCCTACTCCCTCTCCGGCGGACAACAACAACGCGTCGCGCTGACCTCCATCCTGGTCATGCGCCCCAAGGTTCTCATCCTCGATGAGCCAACCTCGCAGATGGACCCCATCGGCACGCGCGAAGTCTTCGGCGTGATCCGCGCGTTGGCAGAACGCGGCATGACCGTCATCATGGCGGAACACAAAGTGGAATGGATCGCCAACTTCGCAAACCGGGTGATCGCTTTACGCGAAGGAGAGATCATTGCAGATGGAAAACCAAGCGACGTTCTCACCTCCGACCTGCTGACAGAAAAAGGATTCGGCATCTCGCGCTACACATCTGTGGCGAGAAAGGCGAAAGAGCTCGGGTTGTGGAAGAAAGATAAATTGCCGGTCACATTAGATGAGGCGGTGGAGGGGTTCAAAAATGCGTAA